The genomic DNA TATAAGATTCAACTGAGCATACCCAAGGATAATGCAGCTGTCGGTGAAGAAGAAAAGTGGACCATCAGATGTAAAGatcaatttctttaaaaatgGTATGGTTCCAAGTGCCATGGCCAGGATCTGCAGCAAAATTGTGCATACTAATCAGAATCTGCTCGTCTTAACGCTCCAAATGATAAAATTCAATAATAAATAGTTATAAAATTAGTTTGGAGGATAAATCAAACTTACAGAAGCTATTATAGGTGGTTGAAGAACTTGTTTGAGCTTCAACTTCTCATAGATGAATACGAAGAACTTTGTAATCTGCGTTGAGTCAGGACATGTAATTAGGAACATAGTATATACTAGAGACAACAACACAATAAAGCAGTGAAGTGAAGTAAAAATCTCAACTTTCAAGTGCGAAGCTGTTAAAATTCATGGATCTATATATCTAAGCGATAGAAAGTTGAATAACTTTAAGCTGCCTATCTTTGCTATCAATTTTTTTCCCCAACAACATACCTCCCATCTTGCCAAAATAAAATGTatcccttttctctttttagAAGGATGAAATATTTTGCATCAGGACAGGAAGATGTTTAGGACTAGATGTGGATGACTAAATTCATTCTTACCTTAGGCTTATTTGAAGCATTTGACTCAGTTTCTGCAACCTCTTCTCTACGTGCTGTCTCTTCTTCATTTTCGTCAGGTGTAAGCAATGGAACTTGATCAGGTGTCGTGCCATTTTGAGGGCTTTTGATTGGGAGTTCTTTTTCCTCAATGTCAAAGGTACCTTCTGGAGGGGGGGACAGCATTTGAAATACATACGTGTATAGAATGATTGCACCAACCTATAGCGGCATCAGCAATAAGCTACAATGTTTAATACCTTATCATTTATAAGTTAATTAATGCACCCGAAAATCTTATGTATTGCATCACTGCATAATTGCAACTTGGATTCAAGTATACAAGCTGTGGGGATCAAAAGTGAAACGAAAATTACCCACTGGCCAAATGAAATATAGGCAGTCCCATCTGTTTTACATGTGGTTGAATCACCGAAAGGGTTCGATTTGTCTCTACATAAAGCTGAAATTAGAACCAGTGGCACATTCCCGATGTTTCCTGTAATCAATGGTATTAGCCAACACATTATGCACAAAGACCAAGCAGCAAAAATGCAGCTTATATAGAAACTCAATGCTAAAATGTATAGAAGGGGTTTTTCTAATTTGTTAAAACTATTGATACAAGGGTTGTCAAAAAGCATACCTATACCAATTTGTACAATTGTAAACTTGAAGAAAGGGTACGGTGGGTGGACAAGGGATGCAACAATATAACCTATTATGGAGCCTGTAGTGCTACCAAGCACGACATTCACGGGAATAAACCACCTGTAAAAGGAGAAATTTCTAGTTCAGAAATAATGCATTGGGATTTTGGCTACGTGGAACAAGATCCAATTTTGCATCATTCCTTGGTTCGGGCCGAAGAAGCAATGTCACAGTAAAACTAAATCTTACCACTCAAGCATTTTCTGTAGGGTGATGGCTTGTCCAAGCTGAGAGAATATCAAACATGGAAGCAAGAGCGAGAAGACCAACTGCAGAAAATAGTTGGAAAATCAGTTATACAATGCAACAAAAATGTGGCTTATAGTGCAAAATTGCTAAGGGCTCGTTTGGGACTGCTTCTGCTTATAAGTTCTTCTActagaagtgcttttattatAAACATGTAGAGCTTTTATTAAAAATCCAAGTGCTACGACCAAGAAGCACTTCAAACTTTTTCTCCCAAACATAATCAAAAGCGCTTTtggttgttaaaaaaataaacttagtcATTCCAGACGCAATCCCAAAAAGTCCCTAAAGCTTGGGAGGTGACAAGAGGGTTTTTCTTACCCCGTTCAACAATTTCCTTCCACTGGCTGGGAAGATGTTCACATACTTGGAAGCCATTAGAAGCCCCAAGGAGCAGACTGTAAAAACCTTTGCTATGGGAAGCACGGCGATCTTGATTGTCCCAAGTAACGATTCCCCTCCCGCTTGATTCACCACTTGCACCGCCGCCAAAATCCTCTCCATGTTTTCCCCCCAAGTTTCTTTTACTGCAGTGTCTTCAATAATCCCAATTCACACAAATTCCTTCTCATGCAAAACCCGAACTGGGTTTTCGCACAATTCAATTCTCGATTCAGAATAACACCCCCTGAAATTACAATTCCGGATTGTAAAAAGGGGGATTTTCAAAAATCCCTCCTTTTTCCGGTGAATCCTCTCTTGCACTGCAAATTCCTTCCATCAACAAAAACAGACACAAATAAGAAAACACCCACCATCTTAAATATCAAATCCCAGATAAAATCCTAGTGTCATTGTCGAAATATAACTCCTTGGACgcaacaaaacaaacattatCCAAATCGACATAGAATTAACGTAAACCTAATCAAATTAGAAGATATAAAACCATGTGCAACAAGGAACCCCAAAAATCCCAACCTACATTGTCGTGTTCATCGGGCGGTCTAGCTGCCACGGATCCCCCGGCGAATTCGCAGCAGCCAAACCCTCTAGCAATCGggaaaaagaaccaaaaaaaaaaaaacaaaaagaaaaaaacacaaaagctcaacccaaatataaatataaataaataaacagtaGACAAGATGTGAAGAACAACGTAGGAAATGGAGAAATGAGGAATC from Pyrus communis chromosome 17, drPyrComm1.1, whole genome shotgun sequence includes the following:
- the LOC137722991 gene encoding protein PIN-LIKES 6-like, which gives rise to MERILAAVQVVNQAGGESLLGTIKIAVLPIAKVFTVCSLGLLMASKYVNIFPASGRKLLNGLVFSLLLPCLIFSQLGQAITLQKMLEWWFIPVNVVLGSTTGSIIGYIVASLVHPPYPFFKFTIVQIGIGNIGNVPLVLISALCRDKSNPFGDSTTCKTDGTAYISFGQWVGAIILYTYVFQMLSPPPEGTFDIEEKELPIKSPQNGTTPDQVPLLTPDENEEETARREEVAETESNASNKPKITKFFVFIYEKLKLKQVLQPPIIASILAMALGTIPFLKKLIFTSDGPLFFFTDSCIILGEAMIPCILLALGGNLVDGPGSSKLGLRTTAAIIFARLVLVPPVGLGVVMLADKLGFLPANDQMFRFVLLLQHTMPTSVLSGAVANLRGCGREAAAVLFWVHIFAIFSMAGWIVLYLNILF